CCTGCGACAGTCTAAAAAATCAATTAATTTTCTTTTAATAATGGTATAAAAATATTGTGGGTTTAAACTCATTTTTTATAACCCAAACAAGTTTTTTAAACTACTCTCTTCTTCTTCAGGGAGATTATGAATTATTTCTATTTTTGCTGTGTAAATTATGTAATTTAGAAGTGTATTTGTTGTTTTACCATATTTTTTAATAATTTCCTCCTCTTCTTTCGTTAAAGTGATTGTTTTATTATATTTCGTGGGGTATTTCGAAAGCTCCCCTAA
This genomic interval from Methanococcus maripaludis C5 contains the following:
- a CDS encoding DUF2540 domain-containing protein is translated as MQNLYILFAKNIFFEVIYILFRNFKKGDKIQHNFRIYKNLNVRSLRFYLSKIKDIKKLDPQILGELSKYPTKYNKTITLTKEEEEIIKKYGKTTNTLLNYIIYTAKIEIIHNLPEEEESSLKNLFGL